CATCAGAAATCTGTAGAGCCTTCAGTGCTCTAAGTATTTCATCGATTTGTCGTCCGATTTCCTGAGGATAATAGATCATCAGTCTTATCAGTCCGAGAGGATCGATAATGAAGACCGCGCGAACGGTATTTGTTCCTTTTCCCGGGTGAATCATCCCGAGTTTTTCGGCAGTTCTACCCATATCATCAGCAATGATCGGGAAAGGTATCTTCACATCAAGATTGTCCTGAATCCATTCAACCCATTTGATATGAGCGAAAACCTGATCAATTGACAATCCGACGAGTTCGGCGTTCAAATTCTTAAACTGTTCGTTTCTGCTCGCAAAAGCAACAAATTCAGTAGTACAGACGGGAGTGAAGTCTCCCGGATGGCTAAAGAGTACAATCCATTTGCCGGCATAGTCACCGGGGATGTTTTTGACTCCGTGAGTGGTCTGGACAGTAATGTCCGGCATTTTTTCGCCAAGAAGCGGAATTCGATTTTGCATGTTTTCCATATTTTTATCCTTTTTTAACTTAATCATGGATTTGAGAAAATCCGGAAAAAAGACTCTCAAAGATCAACATAAGTTAGATGAATAAAAACGGGAACAGATTCGCTTAAGAGCTTATTTCATTTAATGGAGACGGTGACTAACCCGGATAAGTGGTCTCCATTGATAGACTATTACTCTTCTCCGATATCCTCGTTCCAGATTTCAGAATTTTTTGTAATATAGTCTTTTAGCATCTCGATGCATTCGGTTGATTTCATATCGACAACTTCAATTCCCGATTCCCGGAGCCACTGAACTCCTCCGTCGAAATTTACAGACTCACCGACAATTACAGTTCTGAAATTGAATTGTCTGGCAAGACCAGAGCAGTACCAACAGGGTGCAAGAGTTGTTACAAGAATCTTATCCCGGTATGTTCGCTGCCTTCCGGCTTTTCTGAATGCATCGGTTTCGCCGTGGATGGATGGATCGCCTTCCTGAATCCGGCGGTTGTGTCCTCTTCCGACCAGATTTCCTTCGAGGTCGAAAATGGCACCTCCTATCGGAATTCCACCTTCAGCAAGTCCGGTTCTGGCTTCTTCTATTGCAACCTGCAACATCTCATCATAATTTTTGGCTTTCATTCTGTGATCTCCGTGAAATGAGTTCAAAATTAAATAAACAATGCAAATTACAAATTTACGGGGATTAAATTGATTTCACGGGGAGCTAAAATATTGTTAAGTTTCAGGACACAAATGGGAAAATTTATGGAGATCAAAGAAGTAATAGAACGCAGAAGAAGTGTCAGGCATTTTAAGCCTGAGAGTCTTCCGCTTGAAGATTTAAAAGAACTGGTAAGACTTGCGGGTCTTGCCCCAAGTATAAATAACGCACAGCTATGGAAATTTGTTGTCGTAACGAATAAAGATGTAATTGCGAAGATGTCGAATGTTGTGAATCAAAAAATATCATCACTTTTGAATTCCACAGAAGACAGCAAAGGTGAGAAGATAAAAACCACCGTTTCACATTTTTCCACAGTCTTTACCGATGCACCTGCAGTTATAGCTGTTCAGATGAAATCGTATGATGCAATTGTTGACACGATTCTCGAAGCATCAGGAATGACACATGAAGAGATGAACAAGATGCGGAACTACCCTGACATCCAGAGCATCGGAGCCTCAATAGAGAACATCATGCTTGCTGCCACAGGAATGGGTTACGGATGTTGCTGGTTGACGGGTCTTCTCGTTGCCCGGGAAGAGCTGGAGCCATTGCTGGGAATCAAGGAGCCATATCGTCTTGCTGCGTGTGTTGCAGTCGGTAAGCCTCTCGAGTCACTTCCTGCGAGGGAAAAACTGCCTCTCGAGTCAATCCTGGAAATAATAGAATAGGATTAATTAATAAACCGCAGAGGGCGCAGAGAACACAGAGAGCTATTAACTATGATCTATGATCTATGAGCTAAGAACTTCATATTTGAAATTAGTTTCGTTAAGTGCTCTGTGATCTCTGTGTGCTCTGTGGTTTTTACTAATCTTCGCGGTCTTGGCGTCCTTTGCGGTTTAATCAAATTTTGTTCAGGGTGATTTTTGCAAGGCGGATGGTTGCATTGTCAATCATTCTGCCGTCGAGTTCCACCGCACCTTTCCCTTCCTTCAAAGCATTTTCATAAGCATCCAGCACTCTTTTGGCCCGTTCAATTTCCTGAGGTGAAGGGGAGAAGACCGCATTGATTATTTCAATCTGAGCAGGATGTATAGCCCACTTTCCATCCACCCCGAGCGCGGCAGCGAGTTCGGCTGATTTTCTCAATCCCTGCGCATCGCTGAAATTGCCATAAGGAGCATCGATAACGGCGAGATTACGGGCTTTTGCCGCCACCACCATACTTGATAGGACGAACTGCCAGCGGTGACCCGGATAGGTATCCTCATTTTCACCGTGACCGGAAATCGAGATAAATTTGGCACCGATGGAGGAGGAGAAATCTGCTATTCCAAAGACGAGTGTGATATTTCTCTCCGAAGCGGCAGCAATCTCTGAAACATTTTCCAGTCCGAGGGCGTCCTCAATTGAAGGCTCAAGGAATATTCTGTTTTTGAGTGAATATTCATCCTCGAGTGAGTTCAGAAGTTTTTCGACAAAATGGATATCAGCGGCGGAGGAGACTTTTGGAATTACGATGGAATCGAGTTTATCGCTGCAGAAGGGGATAATTTCCACGATGTCCCTGTAGGCGAAGCGGTCTCCAGGTCGGTTTATCCTGATGGATAGGAACTTGTTTCCCCAGTCGAGGGAATTAATTGATTCAACGACCTGAAGACGGGCGGATCTTTTTTCGGAAAGAGGAACGCTGTCTTCGAGGTCGAGCATGACGACATCTGCACCTGAAGCCGAAGCTTTCAGGTGCATTTTAGCGATGTGTCCCGGTACGGAGAGTACTGACCTTCTCAAGAGAGTTTTTTCATCCTCGCCTTAAGTTCGAAAGTACGGAGTTTATCCTTGTAATAGTTGTGTGCATTTACCTGCGGAATGCTCAGCGCGGAATCTGAATTTCCTTCCCATCTGCGGCAGAGGTAGATTGGATGATAAATTCTTCCGATACGATATTGTCTGGAAATCGCGAGACCGACTCCGTAATCTTCGCCATAGGAGACATTCGGTATTTTTATTTCGCGAAGAACAGGTGTGTAGAAAGCTCTTGGGGCACCGAGTCCGTTGATTCTGAGAGCATTGTTTGGTCCGTTGTCATCAGTCCATTCCTTATGATCGATGATTCCGGGAGGTATCTCTTCCAGTTTGAAGTTGGTCATCTGGTAGGTACCTATGACCATTGCACATTTTTCTTTTTTGAAAGTGTCAACGACTGTTTGCAGCGTGTTTTCATCGTTATAGAGGTCATCGCTGTCGAGCTGGACGGCAAACATGCCACACTTTTCATGATGAACACCGAGGTTCCAGCAACCGCCAATTCCAAGGTCTTTTCTTTCAGGGATGAGGTGAAGAAGTCTGGGATCGGATGCAAATTCCTTGATTTTCTCTGTAGTGCCGTCGGTTGAGTGATTATCAATTATGATCAGGTTGAAGGGGAAATCTGTTTTTTGTTTCAATACTGATTGAATTGCATCGGCAACAGTGGTTACTCTGTTTCTAACAGGAATGATAACCGAGGCTGTGAACTCAAAATCTGTTTTTGAGAAGTCGATGCTTTTGAAGTGTTCGGGTGTGAGGAGTGCACCTATGGATTTAAGATAATTGGTGCATGCCTGTTCCATTTCGATCTGTACAGCGCGGTTACGGGGATCTACATAGTCAAAAAGTTTTTCTCCCGATTTTCTTGTATCGTGTTCGATTGATGAGTAGAGGAACTCACCAACTCTGACGAGATCACCAAACCTTGAAACAGCGAGGCGAAGGCTGTAGGCACCGGCGAATGAGAAGTTTTCGTCTTTGGTTTCTTCAACGGCTTTTTTAGCCAGATCTGTATTGAAAAGCATAAGGTAGCCGAAATTGAAGTCATCGCGGAGGCTTCCTGCCTGATAATCGATAACAGGGTGCGGTGAGGCGTTGCCTTCTTTGATCTCGTAGTAATCCGAGTAAATCATGGAAGCTGAAGTTGCGTCTGCAACGAGGAGCATTCTTTCGAATCCGAACTGTCCCGGTTCGATGATAGTATCCTGCTTAATATAAGCAAAGTAAGGAGTCGCGCTATTTGCAACGATTGCTCTTATTCCGGCTGAAGACTGAATGGAGTCAACCTTTAGAATTTCGGCACCCGGAAGCGGGGTTAGACCGTCCTGTG
The nucleotide sequence above comes from Ignavibacteria bacterium. Encoded proteins:
- a CDS encoding peroxiredoxin, whose translation is MENMQNRIPLLGEKMPDITVQTTHGVKNIPGDYAGKWIVLFSHPGDFTPVCTTEFVAFASRNEQFKNLNAELVGLSIDQVFAHIKWVEWIQDNLDVKIPFPIIADDMGRTAEKLGMIHPGKGTNTVRAVFIIDPLGLIRLMIYYPQEIGRQIDEILRALKALQISDANKVAMPENWPNNEMLKDKVIIPPPKDMAGVEDRKQYEGPDWWFKYKSLN
- a CDS encoding nucleoside deaminase yields the protein MKAKNYDEMLQVAIEEARTGLAEGGIPIGGAIFDLEGNLVGRGHNRRIQEGDPSIHGETDAFRKAGRQRTYRDKILVTTLAPCWYCSGLARQFNFRTVIVGESVNFDGGVQWLRESGIEVVDMKSTECIEMLKDYITKNSEIWNEDIGEE
- a CDS encoding nitroreductase family protein; this encodes MEIKEVIERRRSVRHFKPESLPLEDLKELVRLAGLAPSINNAQLWKFVVVTNKDVIAKMSNVVNQKISSLLNSTEDSKGEKIKTTVSHFSTVFTDAPAVIAVQMKSYDAIVDTILEASGMTHEEMNKMRNYPDIQSIGASIENIMLAATGMGYGCCWLTGLLVAREELEPLLGIKEPYRLAACVAVGKPLESLPAREKLPLESILEIIE
- a CDS encoding CoA ester lyase translates to MHLKASASGADVVMLDLEDSVPLSEKRSARLQVVESINSLDWGNKFLSIRINRPGDRFAYRDIVEIIPFCSDKLDSIVIPKVSSAADIHFVEKLLNSLEDEYSLKNRIFLEPSIEDALGLENVSEIAAASERNITLVFGIADFSSSIGAKFISISGHGENEDTYPGHRWQFVLSSMVVAAKARNLAVIDAPYGNFSDAQGLRKSAELAAALGVDGKWAIHPAQIEIINAVFSPSPQEIERAKRVLDAYENALKEGKGAVELDGRMIDNATIRLAKITLNKI
- a CDS encoding glycosyltransferase family 2 protein, coding for MERQITVFLPYSGGEHTKTTITNLKSTGTVDKIFLLTTQDGLTPLPGAEILKVDSIQSSAGIRAIVANSATPYFAYIKQDTIIEPGQFGFERMLLVADATSASMIYSDYYEIKEGNASPHPVIDYQAGSLRDDFNFGYLMLFNTDLAKKAVEETKDENFSFAGAYSLRLAVSRFGDLVRVGEFLYSSIEHDTRKSGEKLFDYVDPRNRAVQIEMEQACTNYLKSIGALLTPEHFKSIDFSKTDFEFTASVIIPVRNRVTTVADAIQSVLKQKTDFPFNLIIIDNHSTDGTTEKIKEFASDPRLLHLIPERKDLGIGGCWNLGVHHEKCGMFAVQLDSDDLYNDENTLQTVVDTFKKEKCAMVIGTYQMTNFKLEEIPPGIIDHKEWTDDNGPNNALRINGLGAPRAFYTPVLREIKIPNVSYGEDYGVGLAISRQYRIGRIYHPIYLCRRWEGNSDSALSIPQVNAHNYYKDKLRTFELKARMKKLS